A region of Mycoplasmopsis bovirhinis DNA encodes the following proteins:
- the rpoB gene encoding DNA-directed RNA polymerase subunit beta, translated as MNIEPKYKLRKFGPKTIRRDYSVTKQSLKLENILITSKDSFDNFMRKRINEVLLDIYPIITGQVKLDYIKNSVEVEYPFKKITSETEEINKCKAKGINYSSKVYIQLQKENINTGEITKDRVLLGEIPYMTSGGSFIINGSEKVIVSQLVRSPGAYFGVGVRNKQSDDLFNKLEILPKVGSWFEISHKVTSSTLDPVKVKVDRNKNIQLGTFLAYFGFSEKQIRKLFGPNELLDETLKKDKIIERYLEDDAELTQAAQEDIFRTIRKGDRDTHDAKKSLLAGMLFDRRRYNLSDTGRYMLNNKLSLVDRITNTYLAQDIKNKNNETLFEKGTFVTFQIAKTIQENFNQGFIKTEKLELDPEHVYYKIYRPELNEKNPHSLFNNPNLRKRIKVIKIKVYPNKKWMNDTSKEPVSVIGNDPKSTENHLLISDLVAAISYYFNLTDGIGQDDEPDSLVNKRVVSVGELIETQLQIALNKLEKTTRESIGAKDVEKVTVKNVTNNKLITNQFKSFFNTSKLSQFMDQINPLSEVSNKRRVTSLGPGGLSRDTAQFEVRDVHATHYGRICPIETPEGLNIGLILNFATYAQIDDKGFLKTPYYKVNNGVIDYSDVRYLNATQELGYSIAQSSVKVDENNKIIDDNLTIRRNYTYTNGTSSEIDFVEVSSKQILSVAAAGIPFLENDDANRALMGSNMQRQAVPLLQAEAPLIATGIEADIAKYSSYNLVAKNPGTVTYVDGSHIHIQRHETGITDKYSLRNFERSNQGTIIQQIPLVRIGDVVEAGDILTDGSSFKDGEMALGKNVLVGFTTWNGYNFEDAVIINERLVKDDVFTSIHIEEQIIQFRSSRAGDDELTKDIPNISKHSIRHLDDTGIVKVGSEVYPGDVLVGRVSPKGEENPSQEEKMLFAILGQRPPSIKDTSLKVKHGHNGTITHVEILSRDKGDILEEGIEKIVKVSIAQKRKIKVGDKVAGRHGNKGVVSIVLPEEDMPYLEDGTPLDVMLNPQGVPSRMNIGQILELHLGMAARKLNVKFVSPSFDGVKKPDIEAALEEAGLNKTGKQIIIDPITGRKFDKPISVGVMYMLKLNHMVDDKMHVRSVGPYSLITQQPLGGKSQNGGQRFGEMETWALESYGATNILQEILTYKSDDIIGRNSLYSALVTGKQIPNPGVPESFNVLSYELRGLGMKLEQSFEELEDENQLIQFETGGESE; from the coding sequence ATGAATATTGAACCAAAATATAAACTTCGTAAATTTGGTCCAAAAACTATACGCCGTGACTATTCGGTTACTAAGCAATCATTAAAATTAGAAAACATTTTAATTACAAGTAAAGATAGTTTTGATAATTTTATGAGAAAACGGATCAATGAAGTTTTATTAGATATTTATCCAATTATTACTGGTCAAGTTAAACTTGACTACATTAAAAATTCTGTAGAGGTAGAATACCCATTTAAAAAAATAACAAGTGAAACAGAAGAAATTAATAAATGTAAAGCTAAAGGAATTAATTATAGTTCTAAAGTTTACATCCAACTTCAAAAAGAAAATATTAATACCGGGGAAATCACTAAAGACCGTGTTCTTTTAGGAGAGATCCCATATATGACTTCTGGTGGAAGTTTTATTATTAACGGGTCAGAAAAAGTTATTGTTAGTCAGTTAGTTCGTTCCCCTGGTGCATACTTTGGTGTTGGTGTACGTAACAAACAATCTGATGATCTTTTTAACAAATTAGAGATTTTACCAAAGGTAGGATCATGATTTGAAATTTCACATAAAGTTACATCAAGTACTTTAGATCCAGTTAAGGTAAAAGTAGACCGTAACAAAAACATTCAACTTGGAACCTTTTTAGCTTACTTTGGTTTTAGTGAAAAACAAATTAGAAAGTTATTTGGTCCAAATGAACTTTTAGATGAAACATTAAAGAAAGATAAGATCATCGAAAGATATTTAGAAGATGATGCAGAACTAACCCAAGCTGCTCAAGAAGATATCTTTAGAACGATTCGTAAAGGTGATCGTGATACTCATGATGCCAAAAAATCTTTATTAGCCGGAATGCTTTTTGACCGTCGCAGATATAACTTATCTGATACAGGTCGTTATATGCTAAATAACAAACTTTCATTAGTAGATCGTATTACTAATACATATTTAGCCCAAGATATTAAAAACAAAAATAATGAAACCTTATTTGAAAAAGGAACATTTGTTACTTTTCAAATAGCTAAAACTATTCAAGAAAACTTCAACCAAGGATTCATTAAAACAGAAAAACTAGAGCTAGACCCTGAGCATGTATATTACAAAATCTACCGTCCAGAACTAAATGAAAAAAATCCTCATTCATTATTTAATAACCCTAATTTAAGAAAAAGAATTAAAGTTATTAAAATTAAAGTTTACCCTAATAAAAAATGGATGAACGATACAAGTAAAGAACCAGTTAGTGTTATAGGTAATGATCCTAAGTCAACTGAAAACCATTTATTAATTTCAGACTTAGTTGCAGCAATTAGTTACTATTTTAACTTAACTGATGGAATTGGACAAGATGATGAACCAGATTCATTAGTTAATAAGCGTGTTGTTTCAGTTGGAGAATTAATTGAAACACAACTTCAAATTGCATTAAACAAACTAGAAAAAACCACAAGAGAATCAATTGGTGCTAAGGATGTTGAGAAAGTTACTGTTAAAAATGTAACTAATAATAAATTAATTACAAACCAATTTAAATCATTTTTTAACACTTCAAAACTATCTCAATTTATGGACCAAATTAATCCATTATCAGAAGTTTCAAACAAACGTCGTGTTACTTCGTTAGGTCCAGGAGGGTTAAGCCGTGATACTGCACAATTTGAAGTTCGGGATGTGCATGCAACTCACTATGGTAGAATTTGTCCAATTGAAACTCCTGAAGGATTAAACATTGGACTTATCTTAAACTTTGCAACTTATGCACAAATCGATGACAAAGGGTTCTTAAAAACCCCTTATTATAAAGTTAATAATGGAGTAATTGATTATAGTGATGTACGTTATTTAAATGCAACTCAAGAATTAGGATATTCAATTGCTCAATCTTCAGTTAAAGTTGATGAAAATAATAAAATTATTGATGATAATTTAACAATTCGTCGTAACTATACTTATACTAACGGAACAAGTTCAGAAATTGACTTTGTCGAAGTTTCTTCAAAACAAATTTTATCTGTTGCTGCAGCTGGTATACCATTCTTAGAAAATGATGATGCAAATCGTGCACTGATGGGTTCAAACATGCAACGTCAAGCTGTTCCACTGTTACAAGCAGAAGCACCATTAATTGCCACAGGTATTGAAGCAGATATTGCTAAATATTCATCATACAACTTAGTTGCCAAAAACCCTGGAACTGTAACTTATGTTGATGGATCTCATATTCATATTCAACGTCACGAAACAGGAATTACTGATAAATATTCACTAAGAAACTTTGAAAGAAGTAATCAAGGAACAATTATTCAACAAATTCCATTAGTAAGGATTGGAGATGTAGTTGAAGCTGGCGATATTTTAACTGATGGTTCATCATTTAAAGATGGAGAAATGGCCTTAGGTAAAAACGTTTTAGTTGGATTTACCACATGAAATGGATATAACTTTGAGGATGCTGTTATTATTAACGAACGACTTGTCAAAGATGATGTCTTTACTTCAATTCATATTGAAGAGCAAATTATTCAATTTAGATCTTCGCGTGCCGGAGATGATGAATTAACTAAAGATATACCAAATATCTCAAAACACTCAATTCGCCACCTTGATGATACAGGTATTGTTAAAGTGGGTTCAGAAGTATACCCCGGGGATGTATTAGTAGGAAGAGTATCACCAAAGGGAGAGGAAAATCCTTCTCAAGAAGAAAAAATGCTTTTTGCAATTTTAGGACAAAGACCACCTTCAATTAAAGATACTTCTTTAAAAGTAAAACATGGACATAACGGTACAATTACCCACGTTGAAATTTTATCACGCGATAAAGGTGATATCTTAGAAGAAGGAATTGAAAAAATAGTTAAAGTTTCAATTGCTCAAAAACGTAAAATTAAAGTTGGAGATAAAGTTGCTGGTCGTCACGGAAACAAAGGGGTTGTCTCAATTGTTTTACCAGAAGAAGATATGCCATATTTAGAAGATGGAACACCACTTGATGTAATGTTAAATCCACAAGGGGTTCCTTCTCGTATGAACATTGGTCAAATTTTAGAACTTCACCTTGGGATGGCGGCACGTAAATTAAATGTTAAGTTTGTTTCTCCGTCATTTGATGGAGTGAAAAAACCAGATATTGAAGCAGCTTTAGAGGAAGCTGGTTTAAATAAAACTGGAAAACAAATTATTATTGATCCAATTACTGGTCGTAAATTCGATAAACCAATTTCAGTTGGTGTTATGTACATGTTAAAACTTAACCACATGGTCGATGATAAGATGCACGTTCGTTCTGTTGGACCATATTCATTAATTACCCAACAACCCCTTGGTGGTAAATCACAAAACGGGGGACAAAGATTTGGGGAAATGGAAACATGAGCCTTAGAATCATATGGAGCAACTAACATCTTACAAGAGATTTTAACTTATAAATCAGATGATATTATTGGACGTAATTCATTATATAGCGCCTTAGTAACCGGAAAACAAATTCCAAATCCTGGTGTTCCTGAATCATTTAACGTATTAAGTTATGAATTGCGAGGACTAGGAATGAAATTAGAACAAAGTTTTGAAGAATTAGAAGATGAAAACCAATTAATCCAATTTGAAACAGGAGGAGAGAGTGAATAA
- a CDS encoding LppA-related lipoprotein has product MKFQTKKFIKKSFFLSLITPLVLVSSCTNSKISNLIEQKPKKSKDSTNSSLKPLADDEPKPVIPAPNNVIKTNKTPLKPEEPKENNSDNTKKENNLNNDKNDNSINDNTKKTNNNDSIKTQNQSDNTNTTQEPKKTDKAEKITKKEENKELNKQKNQSKNDLDNKEINFEDLNNLNLNIKIKIKQYQSFDALSFYHHIKENYNALISLLEIPEQIYSKYNISLENYANLNINNETGVIDNILIKFQLQNSNANNILNFKLQGFKIKNIKQINPKENFLIKQELETYKYMLQLYPSLIASFLIWNKNDQAQETLRLNQINNSNYNFEALVNQNVGEYFNDQNIVLNPALPHLFLKINESHETKYDFKITGIKANDLLGTLEIQVNIFDRSDTVQEYPDLTKTFSFNNFASLSLNSDDFDLTIDNNTFETNISKYKNFIKKIKEIYDQNKHNKTNQDITSQISSFNLQALKQSIFNSLAYYFKNNLYSSKSVNLLVKDLFAWEQNIALYPFLSKYDQDNLTDLALKLVLNDNHDLEVIIEGNYKLFPFVADSFSDLNHLTFASEFIAKSFRYKLNLNKLILGNNAS; this is encoded by the coding sequence ATGAAGTTTCAAACCAAAAAGTTTATTAAAAAATCTTTCTTTTTATCTTTAATTACACCCTTAGTTTTAGTTTCTTCATGCACTAATTCTAAAATTTCTAATCTTATAGAGCAAAAACCAAAAAAATCAAAGGATTCTACTAATTCTTCGTTAAAACCTCTTGCAGATGATGAACCAAAACCAGTTATTCCAGCGCCAAATAATGTAATAAAAACAAATAAAACACCTTTAAAACCAGAAGAACCAAAAGAAAATAATTCTGATAATACAAAAAAGGAAAATAATTTAAATAATGATAAAAATGATAATTCGATCAATGATAATACCAAAAAAACAAATAATAATGATTCTATAAAAACCCAAAACCAAAGTGATAATACAAATACTACACAAGAACCAAAAAAAACGGATAAAGCTGAAAAAATAACTAAAAAAGAAGAAAATAAAGAACTTAACAAACAAAAAAATCAAAGTAAAAATGATTTAGATAATAAGGAAATAAATTTTGAAGATTTAAATAATCTTAATTTAAATATCAAAATAAAAATTAAGCAATACCAAAGTTTTGATGCTTTATCTTTTTATCATCATATTAAAGAAAACTATAATGCTTTAATTAGCTTATTAGAAATCCCAGAGCAAATATACTCAAAATATAATATTAGTTTAGAAAATTATGCTAATTTGAATATTAATAATGAAACTGGTGTTATTGATAATATTTTAATTAAATTCCAATTACAAAATTCTAATGCAAATAATATTTTAAATTTTAAATTACAAGGTTTTAAAATTAAAAATATTAAACAAATTAACCCAAAAGAAAATTTTTTAATAAAACAAGAACTTGAAACTTATAAATATATGTTACAACTTTACCCTTCATTAATAGCGTCTTTTTTAATTTGAAATAAAAATGACCAGGCTCAAGAAACTTTAAGATTAAATCAAATTAATAATAGTAATTATAATTTTGAAGCTTTAGTTAATCAAAATGTTGGTGAATATTTTAATGATCAAAATATTGTCTTAAACCCTGCCTTACCACATTTGTTTTTAAAAATAAATGAATCACATGAAACAAAATATGATTTTAAAATAACTGGCATTAAAGCAAATGATTTACTTGGAACTTTAGAAATACAAGTTAATATTTTTGATCGAAGTGATACAGTTCAAGAATATCCAGATTTAACAAAAACATTTAGTTTTAATAATTTTGCTTCCTTAAGTTTAAATTCAGATGATTTTGATTTAACAATTGATAATAACACTTTTGAAACAAATATTTCAAAATATAAAAATTTTATTAAAAAAATAAAAGAAATTTACGATCAAAATAAACATAATAAAACAAATCAAGATATTACAAGTCAAATATCTTCATTTAACTTACAAGCTTTAAAACAAAGTATCTTTAATTCTTTAGCATATTATTTTAAAAATAATCTTTATAGTTCAAAATCAGTGAATTTATTAGTAAAAGATCTTTTTGCTTGAGAACAAAATATAGCTTTATATCCTTTTTTATCTAAATATGACCAAGATAATTTAACAGATTTAGCTCTTAAATTAGTTTTAAATGATAATCATGATTTAGAAGTAATAATAGAAGGAAATTATAAGCTATTTCCTTTTGTTGCTGATAGTTTTAGTGATTTAAATCACCTAACTTTTGCATCTGAATTTATAGCTAAATCATTTAGGTATAAATTAAATTTAAATAAATTAATTTTGGGTAATAATGCAAGCTAA
- a CDS encoding class I SAM-dependent methyltransferase, giving the protein MQAKNAFTNQQTVNKYAQSIINVGLWKSEEFLINKYIKKEAQILDLGCGCGRTTFWLYQLGWKNIIGADISKAMIKKANEINQKLKFNLQFLSLDAANLTFKTNTFDFVLFSFNGWTGIPKKEARIKVMQEIYRVLKPGGIFIFCAHERNETQYNLRYKINFAKCQEYNFNEYGDYVFLNEEGIWDYMHLYSLKELKYLINKNTNFQIIEILNRDQNLNEPEEVLNFSDNTTFWVLQKTK; this is encoded by the coding sequence ATGCAAGCTAAAAATGCTTTCACAAACCAGCAAACAGTTAATAAATATGCCCAGAGCATTATAAATGTAGGATTATGGAAATCAGAAGAATTTCTAATTAATAAATATATTAAAAAAGAGGCCCAAATATTAGATTTAGGTTGTGGTTGTGGTAGAACTACATTTTGACTTTATCAACTTGGTTGAAAAAATATTATTGGTGCTGATATTTCTAAAGCCATGATAAAGAAAGCAAATGAAATTAACCAAAAGTTAAAGTTTAATTTGCAATTTTTATCTTTAGATGCTGCTAACTTAACTTTTAAAACTAATACATTTGATTTTGTATTGTTTTCATTTAACGGCTGAACTGGAATTCCTAAGAAAGAAGCACGAATTAAAGTTATGCAAGAAATTTATAGAGTTTTAAAACCAGGAGGAATTTTTATTTTTTGTGCACACGAACGAAATGAAACACAATATAATTTAAGGTATAAAATAAATTTTGCAAAGTGTCAAGAATATAACTTTAATGAATATGGTGATTATGTTTTTTTGAATGAAGAAGGCATTTGAGACTATATGCATTTATATTCATTAAAAGAATTAAAATATTTAATTAATAAAAATACTAACTTTCAAATTATAGAAATTTTAAATCGAGATCAAAATTTAAACGAACCAGAAGAAGTATTAAATTTTTCAGATAACACAACATTTTGGGTATTACAAAAAACAAAGTAA
- a CDS encoding 23S rRNA (pseudouridine(1915)-N(3))-methyltransferase RlmH: MKLNLIAVGSLSKEYQVIFDEYLKKVNYFAKVNLIEIKEQKIDNIELKKQKETQLILEKIPKNSLVIYLSLLGKKLNSVQFSSYITNLDNITFVIGGSNGVIESKFNNKINFSDLTFPHQLFRIMLIEQIYRAFTIKNNITYHK; the protein is encoded by the coding sequence ATGAAATTAAATCTTATTGCCGTTGGTTCTTTATCTAAAGAATACCAAGTAATTTTTGATGAGTATCTAAAAAAAGTAAACTACTTTGCTAAAGTGAATTTAATTGAAATTAAAGAACAAAAAATAGATAATATTGAGTTAAAAAAGCAAAAAGAAACTCAACTAATTTTAGAAAAAATACCCAAAAATTCATTAGTTATTTATTTATCATTATTAGGTAAAAAATTAAACTCAGTTCAATTTTCAAGTTATATTACTAATTTAGATAATATAACTTTTGTAATTGGTGGCTCAAATGGAGTAATTGAATCAAAATTTAATAATAAAATTAATTTTTCAGATTTAACTTTCCCGCACCAATTATTTCGAATAATGTTAATTGAACAAATTTACAGAGCTTTTACAATTAAAAATAATATTACATACCATAAATAA
- the mnmG gene encoding tRNA uridine-5-carboxymethylaminomethyl(34) synthesis enzyme MnmG: MIKTKFDAIVVGGGHAGVEAAFALANKNHKVALISFDLNNLAMMPCNPSIGGPAKGIITREIDALGGVQGYFSDLAMIQIKMLNESKGPAVRALRAQIDKEKYSKIIKDALLKHPNITLIQATVEEILVKESNKEFYGVKLWSDIILEAQTAVITTGTYMNSRILRGKDITISGPDNQKTTPKLSQSLLKHGLELQRLKTGTPPRVYANSIDFSKVEKENLEDNYLTFSNRSNVKLNEQISCYLTYTNELTHQIIEENISKSSMYSGLIEGIGPRYCPSVEDKVMRFRDKIRHQIFFEPETADGSIIYVNGLSTSMPIEVQAKMLKTIPGMKNAKVQKWGYAIEYDALNPLQISDTLESKIIKNLFTAGQINGTSGYEEAAAQGLIAGINAGQLIEKKAPLVLSRSDAYIGVLIDDLVTKGTKEPYRMLTSRAEYRLLLRNDNPDLRLAKYGYEVGLLSYEHYQKVLNKYQIINQKIEELSLKFVSSKSELAQKYHIENGVSYIKILARPEVDAKDILGDFQYKNELVTIIRLEGYIKKQEALAQKMAKLDNFKIPADLNYNLVTNLATEAKQKLLSINPKTIGQASRISGINPSDIQMLMFYISTKQK; the protein is encoded by the coding sequence ATGATTAAAACAAAATTTGATGCAATAGTAGTAGGTGGTGGACACGCTGGAGTTGAGGCAGCTTTTGCATTAGCTAATAAAAATCATAAAGTTGCTTTAATTTCATTTGATTTAAATAACTTAGCTATGATGCCTTGCAACCCATCCATTGGAGGACCTGCAAAAGGTATCATAACTAGGGAAATAGATGCTTTAGGTGGAGTGCAAGGATACTTTTCTGATTTAGCTATGATTCAAATTAAAATGTTAAATGAATCAAAAGGACCAGCAGTACGAGCTTTAAGAGCTCAAATTGATAAAGAAAAATATTCCAAAATTATTAAAGATGCTTTATTAAAACATCCTAATATTACTTTAATTCAAGCCACAGTCGAAGAAATTCTAGTAAAAGAGTCTAACAAAGAATTTTACGGAGTAAAACTTTGAAGTGATATTATTTTAGAAGCGCAAACAGCAGTTATTACCACTGGAACTTACATGAATTCACGTATCTTAAGAGGTAAAGATATCACAATTAGTGGCCCAGATAATCAAAAAACGACCCCAAAATTAAGTCAATCACTCTTAAAACATGGTTTAGAACTACAACGCTTAAAAACTGGGACTCCGCCAAGAGTCTATGCTAATTCAATTGATTTTTCAAAAGTAGAAAAAGAAAATTTAGAAGATAATTATTTAACTTTTTCAAATCGTTCAAATGTTAAGTTAAATGAGCAAATTTCTTGCTATTTAACTTATACTAATGAATTAACTCATCAAATTATTGAAGAAAATATTTCGAAATCTTCAATGTATTCAGGTTTAATTGAAGGAATTGGTCCAAGGTATTGTCCAAGTGTGGAAGACAAAGTTATGCGTTTTAGAGATAAAATTCGACATCAAATCTTTTTTGAACCAGAAACGGCTGATGGCAGCATAATTTATGTCAATGGATTATCAACTTCAATGCCTATTGAAGTTCAAGCAAAAATGCTTAAAACAATCCCAGGAATGAAAAATGCTAAGGTGCAAAAATGAGGCTATGCCATTGAATATGATGCTTTAAATCCATTGCAAATTTCAGATACTTTAGAATCAAAAATCATTAAAAACTTATTTACAGCAGGGCAAATAAATGGAACTAGTGGTTATGAAGAAGCTGCTGCCCAAGGATTAATCGCTGGAATTAATGCTGGGCAATTAATAGAGAAAAAAGCTCCTCTTGTTTTAAGTAGATCTGATGCATATATTGGTGTTTTAATTGATGATTTAGTAACTAAAGGTACTAAAGAACCTTACCGTATGCTTACTTCGCGTGCTGAATATCGCTTATTACTTCGTAATGATAATCCTGATCTAAGACTTGCTAAATATGGTTATGAAGTAGGTTTATTATCATATGAACATTACCAAAAAGTTTTAAATAAGTACCAGATTATTAACCAAAAAATTGAAGAATTAAGCTTAAAGTTTGTATCATCAAAAAGTGAATTAGCTCAAAAATATCATATTGAAAATGGGGTTTCATACATTAAAATATTGGCTCGTCCAGAAGTTGATGCTAAAGATATTTTAGGTGATTTTCAATATAAAAATGAGCTTGTTACTATCATTCGCTTAGAAGGGTATATTAAAAAACAAGAAGCCTTAGCTCAAAAAATGGCTAAGCTTGATAATTTTAAAATTCCCGCTGATTTAAATTATAACTTAGTGACTAATTTAGCAACTGAAGCTAAGCAAAAATTACTTTCTATTAATCCAAAAACAATTGGTCAAGCTTCAAGAATTTCGGGAATTAACCCTTCTGATATTCAAATGTTAATGTTTTATATTTCTACTAAACAAAAATAA
- a CDS encoding helix-hairpin-helix domain-containing protein — protein MNIEASAINTTALELNLNLNQVNLVLEMLANGDTVPFIARYRQNLTKGLNEEQIYKIDKLYKYYESLNKRKEAIINILSEKKLLTDDLLNKINQITTKSDLESLYEPFKVGKKTKASQAIELGLEPLAQSIYQNKNPKFDAKFEAKKYLNDKIPTIEFALEQANYIIAQWISQNTEIKDEIKKRIYSFGVLKTTAKKNKEDPKEKFKLYYDFKLPIKYLKNHNILAINRAVNLNIVLLSFDYKFDHFVSYILYILDRKKLNEVNLKDPIIDSLKRLILPSVEREIFSELFVKAETSAIQIFSNSVEKLLNTPAIDNITLLSIDPGFKNGCKIAVLNKNGDLLEVAKIYPTEPRKEILKSQKIVLELIKKHNVDIIVIGNGTASRETEKFISDLIKEYKLTNLKYTIVSEVGASIYSASQVAIDEFPELSVEERSAVNIGRKFLYPLNEYVKIDPKSIGVGQYQHDVNQKELDHYLTFKVQKVVNKVGVDLNLATKEILTYISGLSSKHAQNIIEHRKEKGEFKNRLEVLEVKGIGQKTYEQAIGFLRILNSNNFLDKTFIHPDLYHLANKIIDKYNLVPNDNGLNLTHLDPKVLASELQVEYYDVKLILEALSSSVQPIKRDKTGFILKSSITNFEDLTEGEQITGFIDNITDFGIFAYIGLKESLFIPTKDLNLTNNLSQHEAFAPGQIINATITNLDKEKKRISGKLISF, from the coding sequence ATTAATATTGAAGCTAGTGCAATAAACACAACTGCTTTAGAACTTAATTTAAACCTAAACCAAGTAAATTTAGTTTTAGAAATGCTTGCTAATGGAGATACAGTTCCATTTATTGCAAGGTACCGCCAAAATTTAACTAAAGGCTTAAATGAAGAACAAATTTATAAAATTGATAAATTATATAAATATTATGAAAGTTTAAATAAACGTAAAGAAGCTATTATTAATATTTTAAGTGAGAAAAAACTTTTAACTGATGATTTACTAAATAAAATTAACCAAATAACTACTAAAAGTGATTTAGAATCTTTATATGAACCTTTTAAAGTTGGCAAAAAAACCAAAGCCTCACAAGCTATTGAATTAGGACTTGAACCCCTTGCGCAAAGCATTTACCAAAATAAAAATCCTAAATTTGATGCAAAGTTTGAAGCTAAAAAATATTTAAATGATAAAATCCCAACTATTGAATTCGCTTTAGAACAAGCAAATTACATTATTGCCCAATGAATTTCACAAAATACAGAAATTAAAGATGAAATAAAAAAACGTATTTATAGTTTTGGAGTTTTAAAAACCACAGCTAAGAAAAATAAAGAAGATCCAAAAGAAAAATTTAAACTTTATTATGATTTTAAATTACCAATTAAATACTTAAAAAACCATAATATTTTAGCAATTAATAGAGCAGTTAATTTAAATATTGTTTTGTTATCTTTTGATTACAAATTTGATCACTTTGTTTCATATATTTTATATATTTTAGATCGTAAAAAACTTAATGAAGTAAATTTAAAAGATCCGATTATTGATTCATTAAAACGACTTATTTTACCTTCTGTGGAACGAGAAATTTTTAGCGAATTATTTGTTAAGGCCGAAACAAGTGCAATACAAATTTTTTCTAATTCTGTTGAAAAACTTTTAAATACACCAGCAATTGATAATATTACTTTATTATCAATTGATCCAGGTTTTAAAAATGGTTGCAAAATTGCTGTTTTAAATAAAAATGGTGATTTATTAGAAGTAGCTAAAATTTATCCTACTGAGCCCCGTAAAGAAATTTTAAAGTCCCAAAAAATTGTTTTAGAGTTAATTAAAAAACATAATGTAGATATTATAGTTATTGGCAATGGAACAGCTTCAAGAGAAACTGAGAAATTTATTTCTGATTTAATTAAAGAATATAAATTAACTAATTTAAAATATACTATTGTTTCCGAAGTTGGAGCGAGTATTTATTCTGCTTCACAAGTTGCAATTGATGAATTCCCTGAGTTATCCGTTGAAGAAAGAAGTGCTGTAAATATTGGGAGAAAATTTTTATATCCGTTAAATGAATATGTAAAAATTGATCCTAAATCTATAGGAGTTGGTCAATATCAACATGATGTAAATCAAAAAGAATTAGATCATTATTTAACTTTTAAAGTTCAAAAAGTAGTTAATAAAGTAGGAGTAGATCTTAATTTAGCTACTAAAGAAATTTTGACTTATATTTCAGGTCTTTCTTCAAAACATGCACAAAATATTATTGAGCATCGTAAGGAAAAAGGTGAATTTAAAAATCGCCTTGAAGTTTTAGAAGTAAAAGGAATTGGTCAAAAAACTTATGAACAAGCGATTGGTTTTTTAAGAATTCTTAATTCAAATAACTTTTTAGATAAAACTTTTATCCACCCTGATTTATATCATTTGGCTAATAAAATTATTGATAAATATAATTTAGTTCCAAATGATAATGGTTTAAATCTAACACATTTAGATCCTAAAGTTTTAGCTAGCGAATTACAAGTTGAATATTACGATGTTAAGTTAATTTTAGAAGCACTTAGTTCAAGTGTGCAACCAATTAAACGAGATAAAACTGGTTTTATTTTAAAAAGTTCCATCACTAATTTTGAGGATTTAACTGAAGGAGAGCAAATAACTGGTTTTATTGATAATATAACTGACTTTGGAATTTTTGCATATATTGGACTTAAAGAAAGTTTGTTTATTCCTACTAAAGATTTAAATCTAACAAATAACTTAAGTCAACATGAAGCTTTTGCTCCAGGACAAATAATCAATGCTACTATTACAAATTTAGATAAAGAAAAAAAACGTATTAGTGGAAAATTAATAAGTTTTTAA